One genomic segment of Vagococcus intermedius includes these proteins:
- a CDS encoding helix-turn-helix transcriptional regulator, whose product MNSQERLLELFIKLLTEQSLSIKQVTEEYQISPRSAQRDLSIIRETLANSAFNATLLKNTQRKQYYLSHSAQFSQAEAFAISKILLATRGFHKTELTFLIDLLLNHVDEQANTQLKKALKSELFHYQQVTHHKFLLESLQKWLDWTDRRQPIIADYYFKKNQPPIQIKGLPLSIMFSEHYFYIRTYVPHHQKIINYRLDRFGKVSELLEKITLPLDKQLEDGEMRKKSVLMYSGRDSIITFRFWGAEEIVRDKFPQAKLSQHKNQKYLEVTIQAFEPGVIMWFLSQGSRIQVTSPPSLIQKIRQEIAMMASHY is encoded by the coding sequence ATGAACAGCCAAGAACGACTACTTGAGTTATTTATTAAACTTTTAACAGAACAGTCACTAAGTATCAAACAAGTCACTGAAGAGTACCAAATAAGCCCACGTTCAGCCCAGCGTGACCTCTCAATCATTCGAGAAACGCTTGCGAACAGTGCCTTCAATGCTACGTTACTAAAAAATACCCAACGTAAACAGTACTACTTAAGCCATAGCGCGCAATTTTCTCAAGCTGAGGCTTTTGCTATCAGTAAAATATTACTAGCAACACGCGGTTTCCATAAAACAGAACTAACCTTTTTAATCGACTTATTACTTAATCATGTCGACGAACAAGCAAACACTCAACTCAAAAAAGCCCTAAAGAGTGAACTATTTCATTACCAACAAGTAACTCATCATAAATTTCTATTGGAGTCACTACAAAAATGGCTTGACTGGACCGATCGCCGACAACCTATTATAGCCGACTATTATTTCAAAAAAAATCAGCCCCCCATTCAAATTAAAGGCTTACCACTTTCTATTATGTTTTCTGAACACTATTTTTATATTCGAACTTATGTCCCACATCATCAAAAAATCATCAATTATCGGTTAGACCGTTTTGGGAAAGTCTCAGAGTTACTAGAAAAAATCACCTTACCTCTAGATAAACAACTCGAAGATGGGGAAATGCGAAAAAAATCTGTCTTAATGTACTCAGGTCGTGACTCAATTATTACCTTCCGCTTTTGGGGTGCAGAAGAAATTGTTAGAGATAAGTTTCCTCAAGCCAAACTCTCTCAACATAAGAACCAAAAGTACTTAGAAGTGACCATTCAAGCCTTTGAACCAGGGGTTATCATGTGGTTTTTGAGCCAAGGTTCACGAATTCAAGTGACCTCTCCTCCTAGTTTAATTCAAAAAATCAGACAAGAAATCGCAATGATGGCATCCCACTATTAA
- a CDS encoding uracil-DNA glycosylase family protein has translation MTKKENLKEVEFAPYDSWALWHVPSDIDEAKTDDERQRLFGESYQPKSFPSEQLSEDLETQLSLVRYVLVGLNPGNEGESLAMEEVNFLNFHGLKKSLDYRLASALYGTEMWGAFMTDLVHIVESDSAKVQTSQTDAQTLEAHLDQLAIPDTAVLVALGGKTYQALAGNTRRQVKTIPHYSGANGHWKATTTRQKVLAITQ, from the coding sequence ATGACCAAGAAAGAAAATCTAAAAGAAGTAGAGTTTGCCCCTTATGATAGTTGGGCTTTGTGGCATGTACCAAGTGATATTGATGAGGCTAAGACTGACGATGAGCGTCAGCGTTTGTTTGGAGAAAGCTATCAGCCTAAGTCTTTTCCTAGTGAGCAGTTGTCAGAGGACTTAGAGACTCAGCTCTCTCTTGTCAGGTATGTGTTAGTAGGGTTAAATCCTGGGAATGAAGGTGAGTCTTTGGCGATGGAAGAGGTCAACTTTCTAAATTTTCATGGCTTAAAAAAGAGTTTAGATTATCGTTTGGCATCGGCTCTATACGGCACAGAGATGTGGGGTGCTTTTATGACGGATTTAGTTCATATAGTCGAAAGTGATAGTGCTAAAGTTCAGACGAGTCAAACGGATGCTCAAACCTTAGAAGCGCACTTAGATCAATTAGCTATTCCCGATACGGCTGTGTTAGTAGCATTAGGAGGGAAAACATATCAAGCTTTGGCTGGTAACACGCGTCGTCAAGTAAAGACTATCCCACATTATTCAGGTGCTAATGGACACTGGAAAGCTACGACAACACGCCAGAAAGTATTAGCGATTACCCAATAA
- a CDS encoding HD domain-containing protein: MTTALIKKARQFAFQQHKGQIRKGKLEPFSKHLEAVAEIVSQLTDDEELIAGAYLHDVVEDTPVTLEEIDVLFGKQVAKLVALESEAKESDVLPSKTWHKRKENQLQTLRGLKGSEQEVYYIALGDKLANSREMLRDYEEVGDKLWERFNNPNPQDHYWYYQSFADIIGAHPLLAKSAPYKELLATLTQLFPSK; this comes from the coding sequence ATGACAACAGCTTTAATCAAAAAAGCACGTCAATTTGCGTTTCAACAGCATAAGGGACAGATTCGTAAGGGGAAATTAGAACCGTTTAGCAAGCATTTGGAGGCAGTCGCTGAGATTGTTAGTCAATTGACAGATGATGAGGAATTAATAGCAGGGGCGTATCTCCATGATGTTGTTGAAGATACACCGGTAACACTTGAAGAAATAGACGTTTTATTTGGTAAGCAAGTTGCAAAGTTAGTAGCACTTGAAAGTGAGGCAAAAGAGTCAGACGTATTACCTTCTAAAACATGGCATAAACGTAAAGAAAACCAGTTGCAAACCTTACGCGGACTTAAAGGTAGTGAGCAAGAGGTTTATTATATTGCCTTAGGAGATAAATTAGCCAATAGTCGGGAAATGTTGCGAGATTATGAAGAGGTAGGAGACAAATTGTGGGAACGATTTAATAATCCAAATCCCCAAGATCACTATTGGTACTATCAGTCTTTTGCAGATATTATTGGCGCACATCCGCTCTTAGCTAAGAGTGCTCCTTACAAAGAATTATTAGCAACCCTTACACAACTTTTTCCCTCAAAATAA
- a CDS encoding histidine phosphatase family protein translates to MIKKLYLMRHGQTVFNELKKIQGWCDAPLTKLGQEQAKKAGEYFIKENIHFDEAYSSTSERASDTLELITDLPYKRLKGLKEWHFGRFEGESEDLNPVLPYGDFFAAYGGESELAFRERITSSVLKMMRESQGATILAVSHGGACAQFARHWEETSEIGIAKKLKNCCILMFEFDTETEIFTLRLQHNHRFEI, encoded by the coding sequence ATGATAAAAAAGCTCTATTTAATGAGACACGGTCAAACTGTTTTTAATGAATTAAAAAAGATTCAAGGCTGGTGTGATGCACCTTTAACTAAATTAGGTCAAGAGCAAGCAAAAAAGGCTGGTGAGTACTTTATCAAAGAGAATATTCACTTTGATGAGGCCTACAGTTCGACCTCAGAAAGAGCTTCTGATACATTAGAGTTAATTACTGATCTCCCTTATAAGCGTTTAAAAGGATTAAAAGAATGGCATTTTGGCCGTTTTGAAGGGGAAAGTGAAGACTTAAATCCAGTCTTACCTTATGGTGATTTTTTTGCGGCGTATGGTGGTGAGTCTGAGTTGGCATTTAGAGAAAGAATCACCTCATCTGTGTTGAAGATGATGAGGGAGTCTCAAGGTGCTACTATTTTAGCGGTCTCTCATGGAGGCGCGTGCGCCCAATTTGCTAGACATTGGGAGGAGACAAGTGAAATTGGCATTGCTAAAAAGTTGAAAAATTGTTGTATTTTAATGTTTGAGTTTGATACTGAGACCGAAATATTCACGTTACGTCTCCAACATAACCATCGCTTTGAAATCTAA
- a CDS encoding GntR family transcriptional regulator, LSA1692 subfamily has translation MTTKKIPIYKQIAEELLAEIKSDALMAGDRLPTEYELAETFNVSRLTIRKSIDYLIAHNILIKQKNQGTYVVGHGKIKSGDAGLAGFSEIIRQLGMTPSTKLIEMTEIYLPPEEIKTQLALIEKETVIYIKRVRYANNEPLVIENLHIPKKFLGDISSINFEVDSIFETIEKHSLIGYSQQEISAELMSEDISKLLDVAPQSPVLLVNTTTYSVKGDPILLDNSYYRSDKYVFKNTLHRQQV, from the coding sequence ATGACAACAAAAAAAATACCTATCTACAAACAAATTGCGGAAGAATTACTTGCTGAGATAAAATCTGATGCACTAATGGCTGGTGACCGTCTACCTACGGAATACGAGTTAGCTGAAACCTTCAATGTTAGCCGTCTGACCATTAGAAAAAGTATTGACTATTTAATTGCACATAATATTTTGATTAAGCAAAAAAATCAGGGAACCTACGTTGTCGGACATGGAAAAATAAAAAGTGGTGATGCTGGCTTAGCTGGCTTTTCAGAAATCATTCGCCAATTAGGAATGACTCCTAGTACCAAACTAATCGAAATGACTGAAATTTATCTGCCTCCTGAAGAAATCAAGACACAACTTGCCTTAATTGAAAAAGAAACAGTTATCTATATTAAACGTGTTCGTTACGCCAATAATGAACCCTTAGTAATTGAAAATTTACATATTCCTAAAAAGTTTCTTGGCGATATTAGTTCAATCAACTTTGAAGTCGATTCTATCTTTGAAACAATAGAAAAGCACAGTTTAATTGGCTACTCACAACAAGAAATTAGTGCCGAATTAATGTCGGAAGACATAAGTAAACTGTTAGATGTTGCACCTCAGTCACCTGTCCTACTCGTCAATACAACGACCTACTCTGTTAAAGGTGACCCTATCTTACTAGATAATTCTTATTATCGTTCAGATAAGTATGTCTTTAAAAATACACTTCACCGGCAACAAGTTTAA
- a CDS encoding MerR family transcriptional regulator yields the protein MNIKEAALLFDLTVDTLRYYEKIGVVPPVKRSQSGYRMYRTKDLNWLYLVKNLRKAGLSINSLVEFCRLSQLGSTEEVELMQKQILADQLTDLETKLADMERAKALLTYKLATYDQHIAKFKTGELTDDTIEPLWEQVDQDTREA from the coding sequence TTGAATATAAAAGAAGCGGCATTATTGTTTGATTTGACAGTGGATACGTTACGATATTATGAAAAAATTGGCGTTGTACCACCAGTGAAGCGGAGCCAATCAGGGTATCGTATGTATCGTACCAAGGATTTAAATTGGCTTTATTTAGTTAAAAATTTGCGGAAGGCCGGTCTCTCGATTAATTCCTTAGTTGAATTTTGTCGTTTGTCTCAATTAGGTAGCACTGAAGAAGTCGAGCTGATGCAAAAACAAATTTTAGCGGATCAACTCACTGATTTGGAAACCAAATTAGCTGATATGGAGCGAGCTAAAGCACTGTTAACATACAAATTAGCCACCTATGATCAGCATATTGCCAAATTCAAAACAGGTGAGCTGACAGATGATACGATCGAACCGCTTTGGGAACAAGTTGACCAAGATACCCGTGAGGCGTAA